The genomic stretch AGTTATGTCCTCTGGGTTGAGCTTATTAGCCAAGGCCAATTGTTGCAACCATGAAAGCTCCTTCGTTATCTAAATACATATGTGGACATTGTcaataaaaccattaaaaaggaaaaaaattacaacaaaattttAAGGAGAAGCGATCTGAAAGTAAACACATTTGAGAGCAAAAcatgattgatatatatatatatatatatatatatatatatatataaaggcacTATTTCATTCTTGCCTATACTGATGGGTGATCCTAACCATTAGAGTGCATATAAAGCAAGtttcaaccttaaaaaaaaaaaaaacactggtttcaatttgaatatatattagaCCATTTTAACTCTCATTATCAAATCAATCAGGTTATATATTCTCCAGTAACTATTAAGTGTGTAAAGAAAAATGTTTGAAGTCAAACTCAATAACAACAAGAAAGAAGCTGCCAGATAAAAAGCAGAGTGGAATAGAAGATAGTTTCTTATGTAAATAAAACAGACAGGAATCAGTAAAACAACCTCCAAGATGGAAAGAGACTGGACATTCTTTATGTTGGGTACAACTAAACCAGATGGAGTAGCCATGGCAATTCCAATATTGTGGGAACCTATGACATTCAACAGTTATTGTGACCACAATCAAAACTAGAAAAGAGGGTTAAGGGCATCAATAAGAATACTCAACATAATCCAAGCAACATACTGAATAATAGATCTCAAAAGagcaataattattttacatcaGAACTAACAATTCTTCCATCAAGAAGAAATATAAACATGTGCCCATACATCCTTGTAGAACCAAATATAGAGCCTCTGGTGGATACACCCATCTTCTGTTGAAGTACAATAATTTGTATTGGTTTTATAAGAGCAGTCAATACCGGTGACTTATTGTCAATCTATAATACAAAAATGTTTCTCTTATTATAAACTTTTTGTTGGCACTGGATCTAATTCAAGCTTTGTTAGATTCTCAAAGACTTGCATAGGACATTAAAATTAccattttaaattatgttgaGCAGAAATGCTTTCATAAGCAAGAATCATAGTGCCCATACACTGAAATGCCTACTGTGAAATCGTAGTTTTCTACTGCTCGTTGAGCATGTGCCCATCAGAAAATAGAGGCAGTAAGCAACATTATAGCAGCAAAGAAGAATAAATCAACAAACCTTTCAGGACGACCTCCATTGAGTCCTCATTAAAGCAGCTATTAATCCACGGATATTTGCTGATGGCCACTGAGAGTGACTTTATCAAAGATGGAAGGAATGTATGCTTCACACCTGGTTCAGTGTTACTGTTTTGGAAACTTTCTTTAAGCTCCACCAATGCATCACAATTTATCTCTTCTACATAATGAAAATGTGGAACTTTTGCAGCCATAGACATTGTTTTCACAATCGCACGTTGGAAACCCctgggaagaaaaaaacaatgactttgcattaactttaaatttaaagtgGTTTGCCTAATAAgcatattctttaaaaaatcctAAGTAAATGGAATTGAACAAATAACTGTCCAGTAtcaatacaacaacaaaaatgagtTTTAGGGAGAGGGGGGAAGATTTTGTCTTTAAGGAAAGGGTTTAGACTTTACAGTAAAAGATTTGCTTTTCAGAGTAAAAGAAGCACACAAAAAGATTAGGGGTTCTGCAGTAAAAAGGTTTAGATTTTACAGCATAATtttggaatttaaaattaaaagttatcatATCTCACAGTACAAGATTTACAATACGAGTGTTCTTCCATCCCATATAAAACTTATTTGAGACTGTTGAATTCACAAGATATGTCTGATTTTCTATATACAGTTCCTATGTTAAAAAACTTCATCAGTAGGGATCCAACTATCATCGAACACAACTAACTACATGTACATGGTTATGGTTGCCTCCTTATGCCTTGGATAACAATTAATTGACGTTATGATTGCAATGATAGGGAAAGTTGACTCATCTGCAGTGTAAGAAATTGTCATGTTGTCCTAATCCTACAATTCTACAGAAAAATTTGGTAGCATTGTGAAGAGTAAAATGCCAAGGAAAGCAGTTTTGTATATTCCTGCCCCCTCctcatgaaaaataatgataGAAAGAAGGTGTTTCAGTTCACATTTGTATCTAATATTTTACCTTAGGGGAACTTTCTTATCACCATGTTGTGATCCTAATTCAGCTGGGACATATGAGTGGTCCTCTTCACCTTTCAAAAATTGGTCTCTGGAATCAGCATTCTCAATGCCAATTGAATCTTTAATGATTCCTTTCAGAATAGCATGTCTCAGTATGTCTTCTTTTAATACTCTCCCATCTTTACCAGCTCCATGGACATCATTTAGATTTATATCATATTGCTTTCCAAGGTGTCGCACAGCTGGTGTTGACAGGACTCCACCAGTTTTACATTTATTCACCCCagaataatgagaaacaaaattttcagaAACATCTTGTTTCTGCGTTGGAACTTGAGCTCCTTGAACAACCATTTTAAGAAGAGACTCTCCAACCTGCAATGTAGTTACCCTTATTCGCACATATCATATATTACCAGAAATTCAAAATATCAATACACATGCATGAAAACTAATCTCATAGCTAACTTCAAGTTACAAACACCCCCTAATTGTGCAGAGCACAGTCTCCCTATCTTTTGGGTCCCCTTGAGAAATGGAGCCAGCTCTGCCATTGTGGCCCATTTTAGGTTCACACAGGCAGGTACTAGTGTTACCTAGCATGGctaacaaaataacaatttgcttcataaatcaaagaaaaaaatatttgtttgacatAGTTTCAAACTGAATTCCAACTGATTCCCCAAATTAACGTCTCCCACTCCGTAATTTCATCTTTTGTATCCCACGCCATTTCCCACACAGGGAAAACCACATCGCTAAATGCAtacatatgaaattcataaaattgaattattattaatctataaaaaaaaattcaaaatgtcaGCTTGATTTCTTCACCAAGCCAATGAGCAGTGAAACACGAAATTCTCACCTTTACAATATCTCCAGGAAC from Populus alba chromosome 8, ASM523922v2, whole genome shotgun sequence encodes the following:
- the LOC118032848 gene encoding lipoamide acyltransferase component of branched-chain alpha-keto acid dehydrogenase complex, mitochondrial, which codes for MIVRRICHRRAWSSTPRFLYPYTTAQSPTSSPLTSHKLPFIGYPNNSINIKIECRKVGLCLFSSQASVDVGTSAGIVDVPLAQTGEGIAECELLKWFVKEGDQVEEFQPLCEVQSDKATIEITSRYKGKVAQFLYVPGDIVKVGESLLKMVVQGAQVPTQKQDVSENFVSHYSGVNKCKTGGVLSTPAVRHLGKQYDINLNDVHGAGKDGRVLKEDILRHAILKGIIKDSIGIENADSRDQFLKGEEDHSYVPAELGSQHGDKKVPLRGFQRAIVKTMSMAAKVPHFHYVEEINCDALVELKESFQNSNTEPGVKHTFLPSLIKSLSVAISKYPWINSCFNEDSMEVVLKGSHNIGIAMATPSGLVVPNIKNVQSLSILEITKELSWLQQLALANKLNPEDITGGTITLSNIGAIGGKFGAPILNLPEVAIIAIGRIQKVLCFADGGNAYPASVMTVNIGADHRVLDGATVARFCNEWKQLIENPELLMLLMR